A section of the Amblyomma americanum isolate KBUSLIRL-KWMA chromosome 2, ASM5285725v1, whole genome shotgun sequence genome encodes:
- the LOC144121724 gene encoding uncharacterized protein LOC144121724, with the protein MIKSAVAVVLCAALLCALLHGSECLLKKQKCGKIIASKFTNIFGRTPYCKYLCRSFPPKVESEAEGTPCWGLRGKGTCQNGRCEVTEHKHVRPRPAVPKPRKPTRSRYVPESYPKNVD; encoded by the exons ATGATAAAGTCAGCGGTGGCAGTGGTGCTATGCGCTGCCCTCTTGTGCGCACTGCTGCATGGATCGG AATGTCTTCTCAAGAAGCAAAAATGTGGAAAGATAATAGCCAGCAAATTT ACGAACATCTTCGGTCGCACGCCGTACTGCAAGTACCTCTGCCGATCATTTCCTCCCAAGGTAGAGAGTGAGGCGGAAGGAACACCCTGCTGG ggCCTGCGCGGGAAAGGCACGTGCCAAAATGGCAGGTGTGAAGTGACCGAGCATAAGCACGTTCGACCTCGGCCTGCAGTCCCAAAACCTCGAAAACCCACACGTTCACGCTACGTCCCCGAATCTTACCCCAAAAATGTGGATTAA